The Ignavibacteria bacterium genome contains the following window.
TTACAGAATAACAAGGTGTGCAGTAAAAAAATTTCATTTTAGCTATTTGACATTAATTAAAAATTACTTATACTTGCACCGCTTAAAAATTCTTTTACAAAGTTTATAAAAATTTTATCATTGCTCTTGACAGCATTGAAAAAAAGATTTATATTTGTATCCCAATTTGATTGAAAAAGTTAATTGAAAATTTGAATAAGAAATGCGTCCGAAAAGACGCATTTTTTGTTCTTTGAAAGAATGAGTGATTGGCGTCCGTCATAGAAACAGTTTCAACCTCAAGGATTTAAACTTCTCTACTACGGAGAGTTTGATCCTGGCTCAGGACGAACGCTGGCGGCGTGCCTAACACATGCAAGTCAGGGAGAAAGGGGTAGCAATATCCCGAGTAAACCGGCGCACGGGTGAGTAACGCGTAGGTAATTTGCCTTGGAGACTGGGATAACCTTGCGAAAGCGAGGCTAATACCAGATAGGCAATTCTGAGGCATCTCGGAATTGTTAAAGGGTTGGCAACAATCCGCTCCAAGATAAGCCTGCGTCCGATTAGCTAGTTGGTAGGGTAATGGCCTACCAAGGCTACGATCGGTAGCTGGTCTGAGAGGATGATCAGCCACACTGGGACTGAGACACGGCCCAGACTCCTACGGGAGGCAGCAGTGAGGAATATTGGGCAATGCCCGAAAGGGTGACCCAGCAACGCCGCGTGGAGGATGAAGTCCTTATGGATGTAAACTCCTTTTAGAGGGGACGAAAAGCCCGATTTGTCGGGAATTGACGGTACCCTCAGAAAAAGCACCGGCTAACTACGTGCCAGCAGCCGCGGTAATACGTAGGGTGCGAGCGTTGTCCGGATTCACTGGGTGTAAAGGGTGCGCAGGCGGGCTCTTAAGTCAAAGGTGAAATCTCTCGGCTTAACCGAGAAATTGCCTTTGATACTGAGAGCCTTGAGTACGGGAGAGGGAGATGGAATTCCAGGTGTAGCGGTGAAATGCGTAGATATCTGGAGGAACACCGGAGGCGAAGGCGGTCTCCTGGCCCGTTACTGACGCTCAGGCACGAAAGCGTGGGGAGCAAACAGGATTAGATACCCTGGTAGTCCACGCCCTAAACGATGGGTACTAGATGTCGGCTCCGAAAGGGGTCGGTGTCGAAGCTAACGCATTAAGTACCCCACCTGGGGAGTACGATCGCAAGGTTGAAACTCAAAGGAATTGACGGGGGCCCGCACAAGCAGTGGAGCATGTGGTTTAATTCGATGCAACGCGAAGAACCTTACCTGGGCTCGAAAGACTGGATTATCCACCGATGAAAGTCGGTGGAGCCGCAAGGCAATCCAGACAGGTGCTGCATGGCTGTCGTCAGCTCGTGTCGTGAGATGTTGGGTTAAGTCCCGCAACGAGCGCAACCCCTATCCCTAGTTGCCATCAGGTAATGCTGGGCACTCTAGGGAGACTGCCTACGCAAGTAGTGAGGAAGGTGGGGATGACGTCAAGTCCTCATGGCCCTTACGCCCAGGGCTACACACGTGCTACAATGGGTGCTACAAAGGGCTGCGAAACCGCGAGGTGGAGCCAATCCCAAAAAAGCACCCTCAGTTCGGATTGGAGTCTGCAACTCGACTCCATGAAGCTGGAATTGCTAGTAATCGCGCATCAGCACGGCGCGGTGAATACGTTCCCGGGCCTTGTACACACCGCCCGTCAAGCCATGGAAGCCGGGGGTACCCGAAGTCGCTAGCCCAACTCCGAGCAATCGGAGAGGGAGGCGCCTAAGGTAAAACCGGTGACTGGGGCTAAGTCGTAACAAGGTAGCCGTACCGGAAGGTGCGGCTGGATCACCTCCTTTCTAAAGAGTTAAAACTGTTCTATGACAAGCCACACTCATTCTTTCGTTTTTATTGTTCTTTTAATTTTTGAGTTTAACCCGGGCCTGTAGCTCAGATGGTTAGAGCGCACGCCTGATAAGCGTGAGGTCAGTGGTTCAATTCCACTCAGGCCCACTAAAGCAGGTGGGCGCTCCAACCTTCTGATACAGAAAGTTGGGGCTATAGCTCAACTGGGAGAGCGCCTGCCTTGCACGCAGGAGGTTAGCGGTTCGAGCCCGCTTAGCTCCACAAATTAAATGAGTTCTTTGAAATTTTGGAAGAGCGTAAGCTTTATGAGAGTGAGCGTTCCTCTTGTAAAGCTGAGCTGAGAGCCAAAAGCTAATTTTACCTGTGTAAAAATTTTAGGTTAAGTTACTAAGGGCACACGGTGGATGCCTTGGCACGAGAAGACGATGAAGGACGCGGCTACCTGCGATAAGCCACGGTGAGGTGGAAGCAACCTAGGACCCGTGGATCTCCGAATGGGGAAACCCTGCTACCTTAATAGGTAGCAACTGCCAGCTGAATACATAGGCTGGTAAGAGGCAACCCAGGGAAGTGAAACATCTCAGTACCTGGAGGAAAAGAAAACAAAATGTGATTCCCTGAGTAGTGGCGAGCGAAAAGGGAACAGCCCAAACCATTTGACACGTAAAAGCCTGCAAGCGTTGTGTCAAATGGGGTAGCGGGAATCATCTGGACCAAATTGCAGTGCGGTCGGAGAGTCAAAAACCGAAAAGTTAGCCGAATTACCTGGAAAGGTAAACCACAGAGAGTGAAAGTCTCGTAGGCGAAAACTTTTCGGCTCTCTGAGATGATCTCCCAAGTACCACGGAATAAGTGGAAGTCTGTGGGAATCTGCCAGAACCATCTGGTAAGGCTAAATACTCTCTCGTGACCGATAGTGCACCAGTACCGTGAGGGAAAGGTGAAAAGCACCCTTAAGAAGGGAGTGAAATAGAACCTGAAACCGTGTGCTTACAAACGGTCGGAGCTCTGAGTAATCAGAGTGACGACGTGCCTTCTGGATAATGAGCCAACGAGTTGCTCGTGCGTTGCAAGGTTAATCCGCTCAGCGGAGTAGCCGAAGCGAAAGCGAGTCCGAATAGGGCGTTAAGTAACGCGCGGCAGACGCGAAACCGGGTGATCTACCGTTGGCCAGGATGAAGTGGCGGTAACACGCCATGGAGGTCCGAACCGGTGTGGGTTGAAAACCGCTCGGATGAGCTGACGGTAGGAGCGAAAGACCAATCAAACTCGGTGATAGCTCGTACTCCCCGAAATAGCTTTAGGGCTAGCCTCGTAGTATAGTGTCATGGAGGTAGAGCACTGATTGGGCTAGGGCCGTCACAACGGTACCAAACCCAGACAAACTCCGAATTCCATTGATATGTTCTACGGGAGTCAGGCAGTGGGGGATAAGCTTCATTGCCAAAAGGGAAACAACCCAGATCGCCGGCTAAGGTCCCCAAATGCCAGTTAACAGAGAAAGGATGTTGAGTTGCTAAGACAACTAGGATGTTGGCTTAGAAGCAGCCATTCATTTAAAGAGTGCGTAATAGCTCACTAGTCAAGCGACTCGGCGTCGACAATTATCGGGACTCAAACTGGCTACCGAAGCTGCGAACTTTCAGCATTAGCTGAGAGTGGTAGGGGAGCATTCTATGCGGGAACCACGAAGTGGTATCCCGACTTTGTCGGGGTGAAGGTGCGGCGTGAGCCGTGCTGGACTGCATAGAAAAGCAAATGTTGGCATAAGTAACGATAAGGTCGATGAAAAATCGGCCCACCGAAAGTCTAAGGTTTCCTGAGCAACGTTAATCGACTCAGGGTTAGTCGGACCCTAAGCCGAGGCTGAAAGGCGTAGGTGATGGGAAACAGGTTAATATTCCTGTACCTGGTGAATTTCGCTTGACTCTGAGGGGTGACGCAGGAGTGAAAGGTCAGCCACCTGCTGGCCTAGGTGGTCCAAGCGTGTAGATGGAGGATGTAGGCAAATCCGCATCCTCGTTAACATCGAGACGCGACGGGGAGTCCCTATGGGACACAAACTGACCCTAAGCACACTGCCAAGAAAAACCTCGCAGAGGAGAAATTCATCAGTCCGTACCGCAAACCGACACAGGTAGACGGGAAGAGTATTCTAAGGTGCTCGAGTGAGCCGTGGTTAAGGAACTCGGCAAATTGACCCCGTAACTTCGGGAGAAGGGGTGCCCTGAGTAGGTAACAATCCTCGCGGTTGGAGCCGAAAAGGGTCGCAGTGAAATGGGCCAAGCGACTGTTTATCAAAAACACAGGTCTCTGCGAAGTCAATTAAGACGACGTATAGGGACTGACACCTGCCCGGTGCTGGAAGGTTAAGGGGAGGGGTTATCCCGAGCAATCGGGAGAAGCTCTGAACCGAAGCCCCAGTAAACGGCGGCCGTAACTATAACGGTCCTAAGGTAGCGAAATTCCTTGTCGGGTAAGTTCCGACCTGCACGAATGGTGTAACGACTTGGTCACTGTCTCAACCACGGGCTCGGTGAAATTGTGGTACCGGTGAAGACGCCGGTTACCCGCATATGGACGGAAAGACCCCGTGCACCTTTACTGCACCCTAGCATTGGGTTCGAGTAAGGCATGTGTAGGATAGGTGGGAGACTATGAAGTCTCGACGCTAGTCGGGATGGAGTCGCCGGTGAAATACCACCCTTGTCTTATTTGAATTCTAACCTCGGCCCTTGAATCAGGGTCAGGGACAGTGTTAGGCGGGTAGTTTGACTGGGGCGGTCGCCTCCTAAATGGTAACGGAGGCTCCCAAAGGTACCCTCAGCACGGTCGGTAATCGTGCGTTGAGTGTAAAGGCATAAGGGTGCTTAACTGCGAGACCCACAAGTCGAGCAGGTGCGAAAGCAGGGCTTAGTGATCCGACGGTTGCGCGTGGAAGCGCCGTCGCTCAAAGGATAAAAGGTACGCCGGGGATAACAGGCTGATCTTGCCCAAGAGTTCACATCGACGGCAAGGTTTGGCACCTCGATGTCGGCTCATCGCATCCTGGGGCTGAAGAAGGTCCCAAGGGTTTGGCTGTTCGCCAATTAAAGCGGTACGTGAGCTGGGTTCAGAACGTCGTGAGACAGTTCGGTCCCTATCCTATGCGGGCGCAGGATGTTTGAGAAGAGTCGCTCTTAGTACGAGAGGACCGGAGCGAACGAACCTCTAGTGTACCAGTTGTCACGCCAGTGGCAGCGCTGGGTAGCTATGTTCGGACGTGATAAGCGCTGAAAGCATCTAAGCGCGAAACACTCTTCAAGATGAGACATCCCTCTCCGAGTAATCGGAGCTAAAGACCCCTGGGAGATTACCAGGTTGATAGGCTGCAGGTGTAAGCCCAGCAATGGGTTGAGCCGAGCAGTACTAATAGGTCGTGAGACTTAACCTTTTAATATTTTTTACAAGGTTAATTAGCTTAACTCTCAGCAGCTCTTCCAAAATTGTTTTTATGAGTTTTTATTCTTGGTAACCATAGCCGGGGTGGTACACCTCTTCCCATTCCGAACAGAGAAGTTAAGCCCCCGAACGCCGATGGTACTACGTGGGCGACCGCGTGGGAGAGTAGGTAGTTGCCAAGAATTATTTTTTTAACCCCGACTTTGTCGGGGTTTTTTGTATTAAGTCGAAAGTTATAAGAAAAATTTTTTAATTTTGTTCTCAGGAGAGGTGGCAGAGTGGTTGAATGCGGCGGTCTTGAAAACCGTTGTACCGAGGAATCGGTACCGGGGGTTCGAATCCCTCCCTCTCCGCAAATTATTAATGCCTTCCTTAATTAGTTAAATTATTATAGAAAATTTATCACCCATTATATTTTCTTCTCAGATATTTTTCTGCTTCGTTTAGGTAGTGGTTTTTTAATTCAATATTACCAAGCTTTCCGAAAAATTCACTTAATTTAAAATAGATTGTGGAGGGATCTTTTACTCTTGTTGTACCGCGTTTTAAGAAATTTATTACTACTGCTGGTGGGTGAATTTTTAATTCAAAATTATAAGCATCTGCGGCTTTTATATATGGTTCGTTTTCAAGTGGTTTTAAATCAGAAGCTTTTCTGTAGAAATTAAGAATTGTTTCAAAATTCTCGACATTGTCAAAAGATAACTCAATTACTTTTGCGCCCCACATATAAACATCATAAGCAAGATGAGGAAAAGTGTTTGCTAATTTTTTTATGAACATACTTAGTTCATCGATGCTTAAGCATGGATTCCAAAAGAGAATTTTGTATAGTTCCAGATCATCAATTCCTTCTTTTAGTGCATTGTCAAAGGCGTCAAAAAGTTCGTCGGAGTTTTTAGAGTTCTTAAAAATGTATTCGTACTTATATTTTTCCATTTTTTTAAAACCTCAATATGCAGGTTTAAGAAATTTAAAAGTTTAATATTAGTTAGTTTTAGTTTCCCAACTTCTTTAAAGAAATTGCACACCCACCTCCTTCGGCTAATTTTATTTTGATATTTGATTTATTATCAACTATTCGTTTTTCAATTTTATAAGACATTGGATTTTTTTGCCAATGAGCATCATCAGCATCACGATAAATTATTGCTTCGTACTTTGCATTATCAAGAAAATTAAGTTTAATATTAAATTCTCTTGAGTTTTCATCTGTGATGGCGCCAATGAACCAATTATCAGAATTTTTATCTTTTCGTGCTGTGACTATGTAATCTCCAGGTTCGGCAAAAAGAACTTTTGTATCTTTCCAATCAACGGGAACATCTTTAATAAATTGAAATGCATCGAGAAATCTTTCGTAATTTTCTGGCAGATCTGCAGCCATCTGCAAAGGACTATAAAGGACAACATAGAGAGCTAATTGTTTGGCAAGTGTTGTATGAACTTGAAAATTTTTTCTTTCATCACTGTAATAACCCATTTTAATCTGGAAGATTCCCGGAGTATAATCCATTGGACCACCAATTAGTCTTGTGAAAATTAGAATTGTTTCGTGCTCGGGAGGATTTCCTTCGCTCCAGGCGTTGAATTCGTTCCCGCGTGCGGCTTCTGCAGCTAACCAATTTGGATAAGTTCGATGCAAACCTGTAAGTCTTACTGACTCGTGTGAAGCTATACAGATTTTTTCTTTTGCAGCTTTTTCTAAAACTCTAATATAATGGTTAACCATCCATTGACCATCGTGATGCTCGCCTCGTGGAATAATGGGACCGACATACCCGGTTTTTATAGCCGTATAATTATATTTTTTTAGAAATTCAAATGCTTCGTTCATTCTTCTTTCATAATTAGTAACGGACGAGGAAGTCTCATGATGCATAATTAATTCAACACCTTTCTCTTTAGCATAACGAGAAACTTCATCAACATTAAAATCAGGGTAAGGAGTAACAAAATCAAAAACATTTTCCTTCCAATGGCCAAACCAATCTTCCCAACCAATATTCCAACCTTCAATTAAAAGTGCATCGAAGCCGTGTTTAGCAGCAAAATCGATATAACTTTTAGCGTTTTCGGTTGTTGCTCCATGTCGTCCATTTGGTTTTAGTGTATCGTAGTTAATCTGGTCAATTCTAATATTATCAATATCAGCATAATTCCAGGATTCTTTCCCAACATGCAACGACCACCATATTCCAATGTATTTTTTTGGTTTAATCCAACTAACATCTTCGAACTTTGCAGGCTCATTTAGATTTAAGATGATTTTTGATTCTAAAATTTTTTCTGCTTTGTCAGAAACGATGATGGTTCTCCAGGGAGTATTAAAAGGAGTTTGAAGATATGCTTTGTTGCCATACGCGTCTGGACAAAGATGAGTTGAAAGTACGAAATTCTCTTTATTAACTTTGAGATACATTGCAGGATAATCAATCAACGCTGCTTCGTGAATGTTTATGTACAATCCCTCATCGGTTTTGATCATCAAAGGAGTTTGAACGAAATTTTCTCCAGGAATTGATTTAGTGATTATATCATCAAAGTTTCTTCCCTTTAAGGCATTGATTTCAGAGAATCTGGAAGTAGTGTATGTGTATTCTTGTGAGTCATAATCTCCGGGAAGCCAGAAGGCTGTATGATTACCGGTCATTGCAAATTGAGAATTTTCTTCAGCTATGATAAAATATTTTAAATTCTCCTGTCTTGGGAATTCATAACGAAAACCGAGTCCATCATTGAAAATTCTGAATTGAACATTTAAAAATCTTTGGGTACTTCTTTGTTTAAGATAAACTTTAATAGCATTGCAATGATTTACTATTGTGTCAACTTCACCCCAGACAGGACTCCATTTTTCATTGATTTCATTTTGTTCAATTTTTAAGATTTCAAAATCATCATTAAGGCTATTTTCTCTAACAAGATCAAAACCAAGCTTACTTAATTTGATAACAGGTTTATTCTTAAATTGTAGCGAATAAAAAAATTCCCCTTTTTCATTTAGTAAAATTTTTAGTTTCAGATTTTTATCCGGGGAGTAAAATTCTTGAGAGAAAGTTATTTTAATCATTGCTAAAATTATAATTATTGATAAGAATAATTTGTTCACTTTTGTCTCCTTTATTTAAGATAAATCATTTTCTTTGTGAAGGAGTTCTCGTTAACATTAAGTTGATAAAAATAAATACCCGAGGGTAATGATTTTGTTGAAAAGCCTGATGCATCAAATGTCTCTTCATAAGTTCCAGGAAATCGATATCCATCATAGAGTATAAAAATTTCTTCACCTAGTAAATTAATAATCTTGAGTTTAATTCTGAACATTTCATTCATTGATTTTGATTTGATGGAATAGCGGATTTTAGTTTGTCCGTTGAATGGATTTGGAAAGTTTTGTTCGAGTTTAAAATTAAGATTAGAGTTTATCGATTGTTCTTCTACTTGTGTGAGAAAAAAATTGTTAAAGTAGCCTGAAACAAATACAAGCGGTGCGTTCCAATTTATAGCTACTTCATTTGAAGCATAACTTTGTAAATGATCAATATAGCAGAGAGCGGGTGGAGTATTCTGGTTGAAATATTGTTGAAGTACTGGATCGTTTAAGTATTGATTTGGACCACCTACAACAAATCCTGGAACAGGTTCAATAATACCATCGGCTTCTGAAGGACGATGATGAGGTTTCTTGGGATATTTTTTACCAACACCTGTTACAAATGAAAGGTTGTGAGCATTAGAACCCAAAATGTAATTTAGTTGTTCTAAAGCAGCTGAAAGATAGATTGCTTGATTTGTAATTTTATAAGCTAAGATTAAAATAATCGCATTATTTAAGACCTGTGAATTTGAACCCCAATAGTATTCACCTGGACTTATTGTTACTCCAAATCCATTTGAATTTCTTTTAGCAACAAGATTATTTGAATACGAAATGAGTGAATTACGAAGTTGTGATTTAACGCTTTGATTAACATCGAGCTGTTTTGAAAATAGATAAGTCAAATGAGCAAGTATTCTGACATTTTGCCAGTTCATAGTTGAATTAATCAAACCGCCTAAATTGTAATTAAATTCATAATAATCTTTATAAGATTGTTCGCCAGTTGCTTCGTACAATTCTACTGATGCCCAGAGTCTTTCGTCGGTGTCGTTATTATCACCGTATTCTCCAGTTTGAGTTCCTGGTGGATTTTGAAATCCACCTTGAGGAATTATTGAAGGTTGATTTATCAACCAGTTCCAGGCATTTTTTGCTGCATTCAAGCATTGATGGGCAAAAAGAGAATCAAAATTTTTATAAACACGATAAAACCTTGCAAGAACTGCTATGAAATTACCAGTTGCAGTAGAAGACTTCTGGTAAATAAAACGCATTCCCGAGTCTTGTGAAGGCATCACAAATGATTCAAATTGTTCTTTTGTAAGTTTGTGATATATAGCACCATCAGAATCTTGCATAGTGAGTAACCATTGAATTTCGTATTTAACTTCGTCTAAAATATCTGGAATACCATTTCCGCTTTCTGGAATGTTAAGTGAGTCGGAATTAAAAAATTCTGGGAATAATTCATAAGCCATAAGTAAAGTTGCAATAGAAATTCCAGCATTGACTACATATTTACCATAATCACCTGCATCATGCCAGCCGCCGCGAGAAAATTTAAATCCGCTCTGACCAGTCGATGAATGATAAAAACCATCACCAGTATGACAGACATTTCTCTGATAAACTCCCGCGTGCTGGAAAAATAGTTGACTGCCACATCTCTGGAAATAAAATGCTTTTAATGATTTTTGAAAAAGGTCTTCATAAATTGAATTTGAGATTGTAAAATGGTAGGAAGTATCATTTGTATTTAATCGAATATAAAACTTCCCTTCTAAATTAAAATTTGAAAAATCACCTTTGCGAATTTGCATTCCTGTTGCTGGATCATTGGGAGAGATTAAGTATAAGCTTCCTGAATACACAATATTGCCAGTGATTTCATCAATTACTTTAAAAGAATCGGAAGTCAAGTTTGTGTAGAAAAATTTTGGTAAAAAAGTTTTATAACCAATCTGATTGATGAAGATTTGAGAATATGAATTTGAAATGAATGAAGTAAGAAATAAAATAGCTAATAAATAAATTCTTGTTTTCATTTGCATAGCTCTAAGGAAGTAATTTTGTTTTGAATTCATTAATATCAATCATATAAAACCAATTATCGAGTAAAGGAACTCCAGCAATTCGTCCGCCAAATCCGAGCAAACGATGAACAAACATCGGGATACCAGTAGTTTTAATTTGACTTAAATTGTCTTCGTAAATTTTTACACCATATTTATTTGCTAATTTGATAGTCTGATCTGCAATAGCTGAATTAAATTTTTTGATAAACAAATAATTCTTTATGTAACCTTTAGCAGAATCAAAATCGACATAAGTTGTGTCTGAGATCTCTTTCTTTTCTTTTACCATAATTAATGTATATTCATTACCTCTCTTAATCGGACCATAAACTTCGTTAAGGTTTAGCTTGCTTGCTATGAAACCAAGTTCGCCGAAATAAATATTGGGAAGGAGTTCAGTTTCACCTTTATCATTAACGAGTGAGTCTGTTTTTCCAAAACTTTCAACTATTTCGTCAAAAGATTTCCCAGAAGAAATTAAATTCAAAACTCTTTCAACTTCTTCAAGTTCAGTGAGATTTAGGATTTTCATTTTTATGAGAAGATTGTTTTTATCTTTTCGATATTCATTATTGAAGTAGTTTAAGATTTCTTCCTCGGATACTCGGGATGAGTCGAGAAAAGAAAATCTCAACATTTGAGCGAGATAATGAACTTTCCAGTTTTCAAGTTCATCTTTAAGATTTTTGTTTTTATCGATCCCCTTTCTTTTTGCTTCAAAAGTTAGATATTGTTGAACTACAAAATCTTTGATAATCTTCG
Protein-coding sequences here:
- a CDS encoding glycoside hydrolase family 97 protein translates to MNKLFLSIIIILAMIKITFSQEFYSPDKNLKLKILLNEKGEFFYSLQFKNKPVIKLSKLGFDLVRENSLNDDFEILKIEQNEINEKWSPVWGEVDTIVNHCNAIKVYLKQRSTQRFLNVQFRIFNDGLGFRYEFPRQENLKYFIIAEENSQFAMTGNHTAFWLPGDYDSQEYTYTTSRFSEINALKGRNFDDIITKSIPGENFVQTPLMIKTDEGLYINIHEAALIDYPAMYLKVNKENFVLSTHLCPDAYGNKAYLQTPFNTPWRTIIVSDKAEKILESKIILNLNEPAKFEDVSWIKPKKYIGIWWSLHVGKESWNYADIDNIRIDQINYDTLKPNGRHGATTENAKSYIDFAAKHGFDALLIEGWNIGWEDWFGHWKENVFDFVTPYPDFNVDEVSRYAKEKGVELIMHHETSSSVTNYERRMNEAFEFLKKYNYTAIKTGYVGPIIPRGEHHDGQWMVNHYIRVLEKAAKEKICIASHESVRLTGLHRTYPNWLAAEAARGNEFNAWSEGNPPEHETILIFTRLIGGPMDYTPGIFQIKMGYYSDERKNFQVHTTLAKQLALYVVLYSPLQMAADLPENYERFLDAFQFIKDVPVDWKDTKVLFAEPGDYIVTARKDKNSDNWFIGAITDENSREFNIKLNFLDNAKYEAIIYRDADDAHWQKNPMSYKIEKRIVDNKSNIKIKLAEGGGCAISLKKLGN
- a CDS encoding T9SS type A sorting domain-containing protein, with protein sequence MKTRIYLLAILFLTSFISNSYSQIFINQIGYKTFLPKFFYTNLTSDSFKVIDEITGNIVYSGSLYLISPNDPATGMQIRKGDFSNFNLEGKFYIRLNTNDTSYHFTISNSIYEDLFQKSLKAFYFQRCGSQLFFQHAGVYQRNVCHTGDGFYHSSTGQSGFKFSRGGWHDAGDYGKYVVNAGISIATLLMAYELFPEFFNSDSLNIPESGNGIPDILDEVKYEIQWLLTMQDSDGAIYHKLTKEQFESFVMPSQDSGMRFIYQKSSTATGNFIAVLARFYRVYKNFDSLFAHQCLNAAKNAWNWLINQPSIIPQGGFQNPPGTQTGEYGDNNDTDERLWASVELYEATGEQSYKDYYEFNYNLGGLINSTMNWQNVRILAHLTYLFSKQLDVNQSVKSQLRNSLISYSNNLVAKRNSNGFGVTISPGEYYWGSNSQVLNNAIILILAYKITNQAIYLSAALEQLNYILGSNAHNLSFVTGVGKKYPKKPHHRPSEADGIIEPVPGFVVGGPNQYLNDPVLQQYFNQNTPPALCYIDHLQSYASNEVAINWNAPLVFVSGYFNNFFLTQVEEQSINSNLNFKLEQNFPNPFNGQTKIRYSIKSKSMNEMFRIKLKIINLLGEEIFILYDGYRFPGTYEETFDASGFSTKSLPSGIYFYQLNVNENSFTKKMIYLK